A part of Xenopus tropicalis strain Nigerian chromosome 4, UCB_Xtro_10.0, whole genome shotgun sequence genomic DNA contains:
- the ctcf gene encoding transcriptional repressor CTCF: MESEMAEAVVEDSETFMKRKETKTYQRRREGGVDEDNCVIVQSQTDISEVPHDVNSNVQMVMMEQLDPTLLQMKTEVMEGVVSQEGDPTVDDTQIITLQVVNMEEQPINLGELQLVQVPVAVPMATTSVGELHAAFENEVSKEGLQEGEPMICHTLPLPEGFQVVKVGANGEVETLEQAELQQQEEPGWQKDPDYVPPIKKTKKTKKSKLRYTEEGKDVDVSVYDFEEEQQEGLLSDVNAEKVVGNMKPPKPTKIKKKGVKKTFQCELCSYTCPRRSNLDRHMKSHTDERPHKCHLCGRAFRTVTLLRNHLNTHTGTRPHKCPDCDMAFVTSGELVRHRRYKHTHEKPFKCSMCDYASVEVSKLKRHIRSHTGERPFQCSLCSYASRDTYKLKRHMRTHSGEKPYECYICHARFTQSGTMKMHILQKHTENVAKFHCPHCDTVIARKSDLGVHLRKQHSYIEQGKKCRYCDTVFHERYALIQHQKSHKNEKRFKCDQCEYACRQERHMIMHKRTHTGEKPYACSHCDKTFRQKQLLDMHFKRYHDPSFVPAAFVCSKCGKTFTRRNTMSRHADNCTGPDGTDGENGGESEVVHKKGKRGRKRKMRSKKEGSSDSEDNAEPELEDDDDEDEDDEDETPVEIEADPEPEEPLTPLPPPAKKRRGRPPGKANQAKQNAAVIQVDDHSNRAIENIIVQVKKESDLEAEGGVEAAVPTPAVEAPNGDLTPEMILSMMDR, translated from the exons atggaaagtgaaatGGCGGAAGCCGTTGTGGAGGACTCGGAAACCTTCATGAAAAGAAAAGAGACAAAGACATATCAGAGGCGTAGGGAAGGTGGTGTAGATGAAGATAACTGTGTCATAGTCCAAAGCCAGACAGATATAAGTGAAGTACCTCATGATGTCAACAGTAATGTTCAGATGGTGATGATGGAGCAACTTGATCCCACCCTATTACAAATGAAGACTGAAGTTATGGAAGGTGTGGTTTCACAAGAAGGTGATCCTACTGTGGACGATACACAAATAATTACACTACAGGTTGTCAATATGGAAGAGCAGCCAATTAATCTTGGAGAGCTTCAGCTTGTCCAAGTTCCAGTAGCTGTTCCGATGGCCACAACATCGGTAGGTGAACTTCATGCAGCTTTTGAAAATGAGGTATCCAAAGAAGGCCTTCAGGAAGGGGAGCCCATGATATGTCATACCTTACCTCTTCCAGAGGGTTTCCAAGTAGTTAAGGTAGGGGCAAATGGAGAGGTAGAAACTCTAGAACAGGCAGAGTTACAACAACAAGAAGAACCTGGCTGGCAAAAGGATCCTGATTATGTGCCCCCTatcaaaaaaacaaagaaaactaAGAAAAGCAAACTGCGCTACACAGAAGAAGGAAAAGATGTTGATGTCTCTGTCTATGATTTTGAAGAAGAGCAACAGGAAGGACTGCTTTCTGATGTGAATGCAGAAAAGGTTGTTGGAAATATGAAGCCTCCAAAGCCAACAAAAATTAAGAAGAAAG GTGTGAAGAAGACGTTCCAGTGTGAGTTATGTAGTTACACCTGTCCAAGACGTTCTAACCTGGATCGCCACATGAAAAGCCACACCGATGAAAGGCCACACAAGTGCCACCTATGCGGAAGGGCTTTCAGGACTGTTACTTTGCTTAGGAACCACCTCAATACTCATACAG GTACTCGGCCTCACAAGTGTCCTGACTGTGACATGGCATTTGTAACTAGTGGTGAATTGGTCAGACATCGTCGTTATAAACACACCCATGAGAAACCATTCAAATGTTCGATGTGTGATTATGCCAGTGTTGAG GTAAGTAAGCTGAAGCGGCATATTCGATCCCATACTGGAGAACGTCCCTTCCAATGCAGCTTGTGCAGCTATGCCAGCAGGGACACATACAAGTTGAAAAGACACATGCGAACCCATTCAG GTGAAAAGCCATACGAATGCTACATTTGCCATGCTCGTTTTACGCAGAGTGGGACCATGAAGATGCATATTTTGCAGAAACACACTGAAAACGTGGCCAAATTTCATTGTCCCCATTGTGACACAGTAATTGCAAGGAAGAGTGACTTGG GTGTCCATTTGCGAAAGCAACATTCCTACATTGAGCAAGGAAAGAAGTGTCGCTACTGTGACACAGTGTTCCATGAGCGTTATGCACTAATCCAGCACCAGAAGtctcataaaaatgaaaaacgATTTAAATGTGACCAGTGTGAATATGCTTGCAGACAG GAGCGACACATGATTATGCACAAAAGGACCCATACTGGTGAGAAGCCTTATGCCTGTAGCCATTGTGATAAAACATTTCGACAGAAACAGCTGCTTGATATGCACTTCAAAAGATACCATGACCCAAGTTTTGTTCCTGCAGCATTTGTGTGCTCCAAGTGTGGGAAAACATTTACTCGAAGG aatacaatgtcaAGACATGCAGATAATTGCACTGGGCCTGATGGTACAGATGGTGAAAATGGAGGAGAAAGTGAAGTGGTTCACAAAAAAGGGAAGCGTGGTCGCAAGAGAAAGATGCGCTCCAAGAAAGAAGGTTCTTCTGACAGTG AGGATAATGCTGAACCTGAGCTGGAAGacgatgatgatgaagatgaagacGATGAAGATGAGACACCTGTAGAAATAGAAGCTGATCCTGAACCAGAAGAGCCACTGACTCCACTTCCACCCCCTGCAAAGAAGCGTAGAGGAAGACCGCCTGGTAAAGCCAACCAAGCAAAGCAAA ATGCAGCTGTTATTCAGGTGGATGATCACAGCAACAGAGCAATTGAGAACATAATTGTTCAGGTGAAGAAAGAATCCGACCTAGAAGCAGAGGGGGGTGTGGAGGCTGCTGTACCAACACCTGCAGTGGAGGCACCAAATGGAGACCTTACTCCAGAAATGATACTGAGCATGATGGACCGGTGA